A segment of the Fusobacterium ulcerans genome:
TGGTTGGAGTTGTATTTATAACAAGTCCAGCAGCTATTTTGAATGACCTTACAGGTATAGATAAAATGGTGCTTATTGCTATTATCATAGTATATTACTTAGCAGCAACTGTATTACCAATAGATAAAATAATTGGAAGAATTTATCCTATATTTGGTATTGCATTATTAGTTATGGCAATTGGAATTGGAATCGGAATTGTTGTTGAAGGATATCATATTCCAGAGATAGCTTTTGAAAATTATCATCCAGCACATCAATCAGTATTCCCTTATTTGTTTATCACAATAGCTTGTGGAGCAATCAGTGGATTCCATGCTACTCAATCTCCAATGATGGCTAGATGTCTTCAAAATGAAGTTGAAGGAAGAAAAGTGTTCTATGGTGCAATGATTTCTGAAGGAGTTGTAGCTCTAGTATGGGCAGCAGCAGCAATGAGTTTCTTTGGTGGAACTCCAGGGCTTGGAGAAGCATTGAGTCATGGTGGAGCAGCAGTTGTAGTAAATAGAATTTCTACTTCAGTATTAGGAAAAGTTGGAGGAGCTTTGGCTCTATTAGGAGTAGTTGCTTGTCCAATAACATCAGGAGATACAGCTTTTAGAAGTGCAAGACTTACAATAGCAGATGCAATTGGATATAAACAAGGTCCAATAGCAAATAGATTTTTAATTGCTATACCTTTATTTGTAGTTGGTATTGCATTATGCTTCATAGATTTCAATATTTTATGGAGATATTTCAGCTGGTCAAATCAAACATTAGCTACAATAGCTCTTTGGGCAGCAGCTAAGTACTTGAACAACCATGGTAAAAATTATTTTATTGCTCTTCTTCCAGCAATGTTTATGACTGTAGTTGTTACTGACTATATAGTTATAGCACCAGAAGGATTTGTAAGATTCTTCCATGGAACTCCAGTAGCTACGATAGAAATGGTTGGATTAGTTTGTGGATTGATATTATCAGCAGTATGTACTTTAGGATTCTTTAAAACTTTGAAAAAAGAAAAAATTTCTGAAGCACATGCATAATTTGTAAGAAAATAATTTAAAGATAAATTAAATAAAAAAAATTTTTATGACTGAATTTAGAGTTATTCTAGATTCAGTCTTTTTTTGTCATATTTTTTCTTTTTCCTTAACTTAAAAATCTTTTCTAAACAGCCATTCATATTTTTAGAAGTTATTATTTCTATTTTTTGTTTATTATATATTCAAAAATTATGTACATTCTTTTATAAAAAAATAAGTGACAGTTGTTGCCTATAAAAGCAAAGAGTATAAAAAACATGTAAAAATAAAAGATTTATAATATGCTTTTATTTGTACGCGAAATAATAATATGTTATAATTTAGTTAATAAGATTGTTATGTAAACGTTTTTAATTTATAAAAATGATAAAAAATGTTCTAAAAAATTAAAATTCAGAATATTTGTTTGGCATAAAAAAGAGGGGGGATTTATTTTATTGTTTTTAATTAAACTACAACATCTTGAAAGCAATTTAATTTTAAGGAGGAAAGAGATATGAAAAAAGTAGTTACTATGTTTCTTTTTCTATCTTGTTTGACAACAGCACTTTATTCACAGGAAGTAAGTGAAAAAGAGGGGAGAAAAGTTCTTGAACAGATAAGAAGAGAAATTCAGGCTGAAGAAAAAGCAAAACTGAAAGCTATTGAAGATGCTGAAAAAGCAAAAGCTGAAGAGGAAAAAGCCAGAATAGCAGCTGAAAAGGCAGAGGAAAAAAAGGGAAAAAAAATACTTGAGGATATTAGAAGAGATATGAATGAATCTCTTGAAGAAAAAGTATTTAGAAGTGACAATAACCCTGAAGCTAGAATAGCAGCAGCTGGAGCAGCTTTTGAAATTGGAAAGGAAAGAATGGCATTTCTGAAAATGGAAGAAGAAGAGATTGTGAAACTTGAAGAAGTTTTGGGGATGGAACCTAATGAAAACAGAGTATTTTTAAGTCAGAAATTTGATGAAGTATATGATCAGTTTAATTCAAATAATAATGAAATTGAATTACTTTTATTAGAAAATGAGAAACTTAATGAATACTTGAGTAGATTAGATAGAATGGAACAGAAAGTAAGAGCAGGAAATTAAATAGGGGGAAGATTTTATGAGAAAAGGTGACATTGAAAAATCTCTAAAGAGATTTTTAAAAAGAAAAGTCAGTTATTCTCTTTCGCTTTTGATAGCCTTCATGATAACAGGAGGAATATCTTTAGGTGCAGGAATAACAGCAGAGGAAATACAGGAAACTAAAAGCGATCTTTTAACTAGGATTCAAACAGAACGAGAAGAAATAAAAAGGAAAATAGCAGAAAATGAAAGGCTGATAAAA
Coding sequences within it:
- a CDS encoding carbon starvation CstA family protein, whose translation is MYSFIISIIALIVGYIVYGKIVEKIFGIEPSRLTPSKKLSDGVDYVEMGWKKAFLIQFLNIAGTGPIFGAVAGAMWGPAAFLWIVFGCIFAGAVHDFLIGMMSLRKDGASVAELVGENLGNGARKLMVVFSIILLVLVGVVFITSPAAILNDLTGIDKMVLIAIIIVYYLAATVLPIDKIIGRIYPIFGIALLVMAIGIGIGIVVEGYHIPEIAFENYHPAHQSVFPYLFITIACGAISGFHATQSPMMARCLQNEVEGRKVFYGAMISEGVVALVWAAAAMSFFGGTPGLGEALSHGGAAVVVNRISTSVLGKVGGALALLGVVACPITSGDTAFRSARLTIADAIGYKQGPIANRFLIAIPLFVVGIALCFIDFNILWRYFSWSNQTLATIALWAAAKYLNNHGKNYFIALLPAMFMTVVVTDYIVIAPEGFVRFFHGTPVATIEMVGLVCGLILSAVCTLGFFKTLKKEKISEAHA